In Anaerolineae bacterium, the following proteins share a genomic window:
- a CDS encoding MFS transporter: protein MSFSETTLSTGAVSAGAERKIARTAGYYMAFTALGMVAAVLGPTLPGLAEHTQTELREISYLFMARSLGYLLGALAGGRLYDRLRGHPVMAATLVIMAVTMALTPVIPLLWLLFMVLLVMGIGEGTVDVGGNTLLVWTHRDKVGPFMNGLHFFFGAGAFLAPVIIAQAVRLSGDINWAYWILALLIFPISGWLLRLPSPIAQATAEDRPAGPVNRLLVGLIVFFFFLYVGAEVGFGGWIFTYTITLELTGETYAAYLTSAFWGALTLGRLAAIPLAIRLRPRYMLLGDLLGCLASIGIILLWPDSIVAVWLGTLGLGLSMASIFPTTLNLAERRMPISGQVMSLFFVGASIGAMFLPWLIGQLFDAIGPQAVMGVIMADVWVAVGIFFMLIVHSVRTAAPDEVSL from the coding sequence ATGAGTTTTTCTGAAACCACCCTCTCCACCGGCGCTGTTTCCGCCGGCGCTGAACGGAAAATCGCCAGAACAGCCGGTTATTACATGGCCTTTACCGCCCTGGGCATGGTGGCTGCGGTATTGGGGCCAACCCTGCCCGGCCTGGCCGAACACACCCAAACCGAATTGCGCGAAATCAGTTACCTCTTTATGGCCCGTTCCCTGGGCTATCTGCTTGGAGCGCTTGCGGGCGGGCGCTTGTACGACCGCCTGCGCGGGCATCCGGTGATGGCCGCTACCTTGGTGATAATGGCCGTTACCATGGCCCTAACGCCGGTTATCCCTTTGTTGTGGCTGTTGTTCATGGTCTTATTGGTCATGGGCATCGGCGAGGGCACGGTGGATGTGGGGGGCAATACCTTGCTGGTCTGGACGCATCGCGACAAAGTGGGGCCGTTCATGAACGGCCTGCACTTTTTCTTTGGCGCGGGCGCGTTTTTGGCGCCCGTTATCATTGCCCAGGCGGTCAGGTTGAGCGGCGATATTAACTGGGCCTATTGGATACTGGCCTTGTTGATTTTTCCCATTTCGGGGTGGCTGCTGCGCCTGCCCAGCCCTATAGCCCAGGCTACCGCCGAAGACCGCCCGGCCGGCCCGGTGAACCGCCTGCTGGTTGGCCTGATAGTATTTTTCTTTTTTCTTTACGTGGGCGCCGAAGTTGGTTTTGGCGGCTGGATTTTTACTTATACGATAACGCTGGAACTGACCGGCGAAACCTACGCCGCTTATTTAACCTCGGCGTTTTGGGGCGCGCTGACTCTGGGCCGGCTGGCGGCCATTCCCTTGGCCATCCGGCTCAGGCCCCGGTATATGCTGTTGGGCGACCTGTTGGGCTGCCTGGCCAGCATCGGGATTATTTTGCTCTGGCCCGATTCCATTGTGGCCGTGTGGTTGGGGACGTTGGGGCTGGGGCTTTCCATGGCCTCAATCTTTCCCACCACCCTCAACCTGGCCGAGCGCCGCATGCCCATTAGCGGCCAGGTGATGAGTTTGTTTTTTGTGGGCGCCAGCATCGGGGCCATGTTTTTGCCCTGGTTAATCGGCCAACTTTTTGACGCTATTGGCCCGCAGGCAGTGATGGGTGTGATCATGGCCGATGTATGGGTGGCGGTGGGTATCTTTTTTATGCTGATTGTCCATTCGGTTCGCACCGCTGCCCCGGATGAGGTAAGCCTGTAG
- a CDS encoding pilus assembly protein CpaE — MLSITLAQKLKAAGLAWTPAKKDFFAIPDRGLDEMIFVISDMTVFVETLKGQLAVTFHGAVEWALDYIMVGELVWLPTEAQLRELLEQRLIGEPEPRLTLNSTADGYCCTIQFHGDRPAFEAFGASEAYGLALLHVLENSP; from the coding sequence GTGCTCTCTATAACCCTGGCGCAAAAATTAAAAGCAGCCGGCCTGGCCTGGACCCCGGCCAAAAAAGATTTTTTTGCCATCCCCGACCGCGGCCTTGATGAGATGATCTTTGTGATCAGCGATATGACCGTGTTTGTTGAAACGTTGAAGGGACAATTGGCCGTTACGTTCCACGGCGCGGTGGAGTGGGCCTTGGATTACATCATGGTGGGCGAACTGGTCTGGCTGCCCACCGAAGCCCAATTGCGGGAATTATTGGAGCAGCGCCTCATCGGCGAGCCGGAGCCGCGTTTGACCTTGAACAGCACTGCCGATGGTTATTGCTGCACGATTCAATTCCATGGCGACCGGCCGGCGTTTGAAGCCTTTGGCGCCAGCGAGGCGTATGGCCTGGCCCTGTTACACGTTTTAGAAAATAGCCCGTAA
- a CDS encoding pyridoxal-phosphate dependent enzyme, giving the protein MSKRFSYQCPKCGHSQVYKTLAEACPECGGDWLDFIYDLNETVATWQRELPLRDRTMWRYWELLPLLNESNIVSMGEGWTPLLHAENLGSMLRHGNLFIKDERQGPTASFKDRQASLALSVLKENDLKEMVVASTGNVAISYSAYCARAGVKLWAFLDSDVPHEKMREVTLYGTEVIKVSSSYDRTKQVAAQFAQHRNLFLDKGIRGVAAREAMKTIAFEIAEQLGRKLNMGWTAPDWYIQAVSGGMGPIGVWRGFHQLYEMGLVKKIPKLAVIQTAGCSPMVNSFHKGLEICEIVDNPSSIINVLATGNPGPAYPYLRRLVLTHGGAFVKVDDQASFRAMRVMAQLEGLSMEPAAAVACAGLVQMIQNGLIQPNEVVVVNASGHTFPVEKQILENEIVKSHTRVQELEKEVVEGEQPDTIHLRQEGLLTALERLDDRVQSVAIIEDEPDARILLRRILQHNKRQYRIFEAPDGVSGISLIRAERPDLVLLDLMMPELDGFSVLDTIKADRDLRNIPVIVITAKDLTREDYERLSGRVESLLQKGMFMEEELFESISDVLE; this is encoded by the coding sequence GTGTCTAAACGATTTTCTTATCAATGTCCTAAATGTGGCCACAGCCAGGTCTATAAAACGTTGGCGGAAGCCTGTCCAGAGTGCGGAGGGGATTGGCTTGATTTTATTTATGATTTAAATGAAACCGTTGCTACCTGGCAGCGGGAGTTGCCGCTCCGGGACCGGACCATGTGGCGGTATTGGGAGCTGTTGCCCCTGCTCAATGAAAGCAATATTGTTTCTATGGGCGAAGGTTGGACCCCGCTGCTGCACGCCGAAAATCTGGGTTCTATGTTGCGGCATGGCAATCTTTTTATCAAAGACGAAAGGCAAGGCCCCACCGCCTCTTTTAAAGACCGGCAGGCCTCTCTGGCCCTTTCTGTGCTCAAGGAAAATGATTTAAAGGAGATGGTGGTGGCCTCTACCGGCAATGTGGCTATTTCTTATTCAGCCTATTGCGCCCGCGCCGGGGTAAAGTTATGGGCCTTTTTGGATAGCGATGTGCCTCACGAAAAAATGCGTGAGGTTACGCTCTATGGCACCGAAGTGATCAAAGTATCCAGCAGCTATGATCGCACCAAGCAGGTGGCCGCCCAATTCGCCCAACATCGAAACCTGTTTCTGGATAAGGGCATCCGGGGCGTGGCCGCCAGAGAAGCCATGAAAACCATTGCCTTTGAAATTGCCGAGCAGTTGGGGCGTAAGCTGAACATGGGCTGGACCGCGCCGGATTGGTATATCCAGGCCGTTAGCGGCGGAATGGGGCCGATTGGCGTTTGGCGCGGGTTTCACCAATTATACGAGATGGGCCTGGTTAAAAAAATACCTAAATTGGCCGTTATCCAAACCGCCGGCTGCTCCCCCATGGTCAACAGTTTTCACAAAGGGCTGGAAATTTGCGAAATTGTTGATAATCCGTCCAGCATTATCAATGTTCTGGCCACCGGCAATCCCGGCCCGGCCTATCCTTACTTGCGCCGTCTTGTGCTTACGCATGGCGGGGCTTTTGTTAAAGTAGACGACCAAGCTTCTTTCAGAGCCATGCGGGTGATGGCCCAATTAGAAGGCTTATCTATGGAACCGGCGGCGGCGGTGGCCTGCGCCGGGCTGGTGCAAATGATCCAAAATGGCCTCATCCAGCCCAACGAGGTGGTGGTGGTTAACGCCTCCGGTCACACCTTCCCGGTGGAAAAACAAATTCTGGAAAACGAAATTGTCAAAAGCCACACCCGGGTTCAGGAACTGGAAAAAGAGGTAGTGGAAGGAGAACAACCGGATACCATTCATCTGCGCCAGGAGGGCCTGTTAACGGCCCTGGAACGCCTGGACGACCGCGTGCAGAGCGTGGCCATTATTGAAGACGAACCCGACGCCCGCATTTTGCTGCGCCGCATTTTGCAGCACAATAAGCGGCAATATAGAATTTTTGAAGCCCCCGACGGCGTCAGCGGCATCTCGCTGATTCGTGCAGAACGGCCTGATCTGGTATTATTAGATTTAATGATGCCCGAACTGGATGGGTTTTCGGTGCTGGATACCATCAAGGCTGATAGAGATTTGCGCAACATCCCCGTGATTGTGATTACGGCCAAAGATTTGACCAGAGAAGATTACGAACGCCTGTCGGGGCGAGTTGAATCGCTGTTGCAAAAGGGGATGTTTATGGAAGAGGAACTTTTTGAAAGTATCAGTGATGTGCTAGAATAA
- a CDS encoding hybrid sensor histidine kinase/response regulator, giving the protein MAKQKRADGSGQKKILYIDDDPINRSLISRLLTSYNFKVLEAQTGLEGITIARNETPDLILMDINMPGLDGHETTTRMRSLPLLEKIPIVAVTARTTTGERELALAAGCDGYIPKPIDVDQFPEQVITYLDGYRDTISATQREYYLGQYSQKLVERLEAKIVELEEANRRLQKTDKLKSDFITLTAHEFRTPITLVYGYARLLHTTVQESGREDLTQGTIGELTDRISQAVQRLNEAVNDILNISLIESDEMRLDTRPINLAKIINAALQELAPAEHGRDLNITLENLDTLPSVKGDAERLQQAFWNLLSNAIKFTPDGGSIVIKGRITDSLSSEFAAAPAAPLPFKTPKEGKWIIISIKDSGIGIDPSEQKEIFEHFYIVGNTDYHTSSKTAFGGGGMGLGLPIACGIVKGHGGRIWVESAGRDVEKNLGSTFYVLLPLRN; this is encoded by the coding sequence TTGGCAAAACAAAAACGTGCTGATGGGTCAGGCCAGAAAAAAATATTATATATTGATGACGACCCGATTAATCGGTCTCTTATCAGCCGGTTGTTGACCAGTTACAACTTTAAGGTGCTGGAAGCGCAAACCGGCCTTGAAGGCATTACCATTGCCCGCAACGAAACGCCCGATTTGATCCTTATGGACATCAATATGCCGGGCCTCGACGGCCATGAAACCACCACCCGCATGCGAAGCCTGCCGCTGCTGGAAAAAATTCCCATTGTGGCCGTAACGGCCCGCACCACCACCGGCGAGCGAGAGTTGGCCCTGGCCGCGGGCTGCGATGGTTACATTCCCAAACCCATTGACGTTGACCAATTTCCCGAGCAGGTGATTACTTACCTGGACGGTTACCGGGACACCATTTCGGCCACCCAACGAGAGTATTACCTGGGGCAATACAGCCAAAAATTGGTGGAGCGTTTGGAAGCCAAAATTGTAGAACTGGAAGAAGCCAACCGGCGGCTGCAAAAAACCGATAAACTGAAATCCGACTTCATTACCCTCACCGCCCACGAATTCAGAACACCCATCACCCTGGTTTATGGTTACGCCCGTTTATTGCATACCACCGTTCAAGAATCTGGCCGGGAAGACCTGACCCAGGGCACCATTGGCGAACTGACCGACCGAATTAGCCAGGCCGTGCAGCGTTTGAACGAGGCCGTCAACGATATTCTCAATATTTCTCTCATTGAATCCGATGAAATGCGCCTGGATACCCGGCCCATCAACCTGGCCAAAATAATCAATGCCGCCCTGCAAGAGTTGGCCCCCGCCGAACATGGCCGCGATTTGAATATCACGCTTGAAAATTTAGACACCCTGCCCTCGGTTAAAGGTGATGCGGAACGGCTCCAACAGGCATTTTGGAATTTGCTCAGCAACGCCATAAAATTTACGCCCGACGGCGGCTCAATTGTGATCAAAGGCCGGATAACCGATTCCCTTTCTTCCGAGTTTGCCGCCGCTCCCGCCGCGCCCCTGCCATTTAAAACCCCCAAAGAGGGCAAATGGATTATTATTTCCATTAAAGATAGCGGCATTGGCATTGACCCCTCTGAACAAAAAGAAATTTTTGAACACTTCTACATTGTTGGCAATACAGATTACCACACCAGCAGTAAAACCGCCTTTGGCGGCGGCGGAATGGGGCTGGGCCTGCCTATTGCCTGCGGGATTGTCAAAGGCCACGGAGGCCGAATATGGGTTGAGAGCGCGGGCCGCGATGTAGAAAAAAATCTGGGCAGCACTTTTTACGTACTCCTGCCGCTCAGAAATTGA
- the maf gene encoding septum formation protein Maf, whose product MPPQSPPPPAPPFFVLASGSPRRREFMELLGLPFTVLTPPAAGSQAVDETPLPGETPPALVQRLSRIKARAVVDMLPLFGPDPLTAKGLAIVVAADTVVVLAGQILGKPSGPAEAGQMLKQLRQQPHYVYSGLTVIAAGWETGQAHISKSITRLHQSKVWMRPYTNAEIAAYVASGDPLDKAGAYGIQNKSFAPVARLEGCFASVMGFPLGELAAALKEINISLPPVARLCAQHTHHPCCQE is encoded by the coding sequence ATGCCCCCGCAATCCCCGCCTCCTCCGGCCCCCCCTTTTTTTGTGCTTGCTTCCGGCTCTCCCCGTCGCCGGGAGTTTATGGAACTGTTGGGGCTGCCCTTTACCGTTTTGACCCCTCCCGCGGCGGGCAGCCAGGCCGTTGACGAAACCCCCCTGCCCGGCGAAACCCCGCCGGCCCTGGTGCAGCGTCTCAGCCGGATTAAGGCCAGGGCAGTGGTAGACATGCTTCCCTTGTTTGGGCCTGACCCTTTGACCGCAAAGGGCTTGGCTATTGTTGTTGCTGCCGATACCGTTGTGGTTTTGGCAGGCCAAATTTTGGGTAAACCCTCTGGTCCCGCCGAAGCCGGGCAAATGCTCAAACAATTGCGGCAGCAACCCCACTATGTCTACAGCGGCCTGACCGTCATTGCCGCCGGTTGGGAAACAGGTCAGGCGCACATTTCCAAATCAATCACTCGCCTGCATCAAAGCAAAGTCTGGATGCGGCCCTACACCAACGCGGAAATTGCAGCCTACGTGGCCAGCGGCGACCCGTTGGACAAGGCCGGAGCTTACGGTATTCAAAACAAATCCTTTGCCCCTGTTGCCCGCCTGGAGGGTTGTTTTGCCAGCGTAATGGGCTTTCCCCTGGGCGAATTGGCGGCTGCGCTCAAAGAGATCAATATTTCTCTTCCTCCCGTAGCCCGCCTGTGCGCCCAACATACCCACCATCCTTGCTGTCAAGAATAG
- a CDS encoding MFS transporter produces the protein MSFRDSLNALFGVSLRVIGLIFGMRLIRDTGARMVLPFIPQISAGLGLTIIVFSWLIFIQAMVGMVGPIFGMLSDRYGRRKIMALGLFCQGVGALGLAASRQVWAGLPMLVLGLGLAIFIPVQQAYISDQVAYQKRGRALAAIEFSWALVAILILPVVGWLMARFGWRTPFLALAPFAFLGAILTWWGLPRVEHHTRAGLSWIQVRTVCFRPNVLAAMVVSWLIFVALSSFFSLWGIWLTGDFGLDAAALGLVATAVGITELGGSVSSSLFIDRLGKKRGAGLGLFLATIIFLLLPLSQGRFAWAIGGLVSLGLLLEFTIVSLIPLYSEQAPEARGTVLSLMALGSAMGLAIGPPLTATLWQQFGLAAVSGIAAGCVFVALGIMGKFLREA, from the coding sequence ATGTCGTTCAGAGATAGCCTCAATGCGTTGTTTGGCGTCAGCCTGCGGGTAATTGGCCTTATATTTGGAATGCGGCTTATTCGCGATACCGGCGCGCGGATGGTTTTGCCCTTCATCCCGCAAATTTCGGCAGGGTTGGGCCTGACCATTATTGTTTTTAGTTGGCTCATCTTCATCCAGGCGATGGTGGGAATGGTTGGCCCAATTTTTGGCATGTTGTCGGACCGTTACGGTCGGCGCAAAATTATGGCCCTGGGCCTTTTCTGCCAGGGGGTGGGCGCCCTGGGTTTGGCTGCCTCCCGGCAAGTTTGGGCCGGGCTGCCTATGCTTGTTCTTGGCCTGGGTTTGGCTATCTTCATCCCGGTGCAGCAGGCTTACATTAGCGATCAAGTAGCCTACCAAAAACGCGGGCGCGCCCTGGCCGCCATAGAGTTTTCTTGGGCGCTGGTGGCCATTCTTATTTTGCCGGTGGTGGGCTGGTTGATGGCCCGTTTTGGCTGGCGCACGCCTTTTTTGGCGTTGGCCCCCTTTGCTTTTTTGGGGGCTATCCTCACCTGGTGGGGCCTGCCCCGCGTTGAACATCACACCCGAGCCGGTCTATCCTGGATTCAAGTGCGGACGGTTTGTTTTCGCCCCAATGTCCTGGCGGCTATGGTCGTATCCTGGCTGATCTTTGTGGCGTTGTCGTCATTTTTTTCCCTGTGGGGCATCTGGTTGACCGGCGATTTTGGCCTGGATGCCGCCGCCCTGGGCCTGGTGGCTACCGCCGTTGGCATCACCGAGTTGGGCGGCTCGGTTTCATCCAGCCTCTTCATTGACCGTCTGGGTAAAAAACGCGGCGCAGGGTTGGGGCTTTTTCTGGCGACCATTATTTTCCTGCTGCTGCCCCTAAGCCAGGGCCGGTTTGCCTGGGCGATTGGCGGGCTGGTCAGCCTGGGGCTGCTGCTGGAATTCACCATTGTTTCGCTCATCCCCCTCTATTCCGAGCAAGCCCCGGAAGCGCGCGGCACGGTGCTCTCGCTGATGGCGTTGGGATCGGCCATGGGACTGGCCATAGGCCCACCGCTGACCGCCACCCTGTGGCAGCAATTTGGTTTGGCGGCCGTCAGTGGGATTGCGGCCGGCTGTGTGTTTGTAGCCCTGGGGATTATGGGGAAATTTTTGCGCGAGGCCTGA
- the cobU gene encoding bifunctional adenosylcobinamide kinase/adenosylcobinamide-phosphate guanylyltransferase, giving the protein MAAPLILILGGARSGKSAYAEKLATERGRRVLYIATAEAGDEEMARRIAAHRQARPAAWQTLEVSRNVESALAAIDHRPDVFLLDCLTLLVSNIILAMPVAPQADVETAVQAQLEAIVAVQARLNVPFIVVSNEVGLGLVPEYPLGRLYRDVLGRANQYLAAAAHQVLFMVAGLPMIVKNVHNCEW; this is encoded by the coding sequence TTGGCAGCACCCCTCATTTTGATTTTGGGCGGCGCGCGGAGCGGCAAAAGCGCCTACGCCGAAAAACTGGCCACTGAACGGGGCCGGCGCGTGCTTTATATTGCCACCGCCGAAGCCGGCGACGAGGAAATGGCCCGGCGTATCGCTGCGCATCGCCAGGCTCGACCCGCCGCGTGGCAAACCCTGGAAGTATCCCGCAACGTAGAGTCTGCCCTGGCTGCCATTGACCATCGCCCGGACGTTTTTCTGCTCGATTGCCTGACCTTGCTGGTATCCAACATTATCCTGGCGATGCCGGTTGCGCCACAAGCCGATGTTGAAACAGCCGTCCAGGCCCAACTTGAGGCCATTGTGGCTGTGCAAGCCAGATTAAATGTTCCCTTCATTGTGGTTTCCAACGAAGTGGGACTGGGCCTGGTGCCGGAATATCCGCTGGGCCGGCTCTACCGGGATGTGTTGGGCCGGGCCAACCAATATCTGGCCGCTGCGGCTCACCAGGTGCTATTTATGGTGGCCGGTTTGCCCATGATCGTAAAAAACGTTCATAATTGTGAATGGTGA